A window from Triticum aestivum cultivar Chinese Spring chromosome 6D, IWGSC CS RefSeq v2.1, whole genome shotgun sequence encodes these proteins:
- the LOC123141161 gene encoding uncharacterized protein — MSKTSPLHRVIDAGQWDAERLLGRLIIVVHAAFLDAGFVPATAAAKDPEQGRISKQQGATASTLSLRYAVPQLRQDTGAAALRMFAHGRHVVFYVRGDRRLGTYWVCVDALAAARYLSYGLDDTARALRRDAQAAALWGALADGLCRRVLAAMCRENGVALEPTFMSLPGDAKAAILARIS, encoded by the coding sequence ATGTCGAAGACTTCCCCCCTCCACAGGGTTATCGACGCCGGGCAGTGGGACGCCGAGCGCCTCCTTGGCCGCCTCATAATCGTCGTCCACGCCGCCTTCCTTGACGCGGGCTTCGTTCCCGCCACCGCCGCGGCCAAGGACCCGGAGCAGGGCCGGATCTCGAAGCAGCAGGGAGCGACAGCTTCGACGCTCTCCCTCCGGTACGCCGTGCCGCAGCTCCGGCAGGACACGGGCGCCGCTGCGCTAAGGATGTTCGCGCACGGGCGGCACGTCGTCTTCTACGTGCGCGGAGACCGGCGGCTGGGCACGTACTGGGTGTGCGTGGACGCGCTCGCCGCCGCACGGTACCTGTCGTACGGCCTTGACGACACAGCGCGCGCGCTGAGGAGGGACGCCCAGGCGGCGGCGCTCTGGGGCGCCCTCGCCGACGGTCTATGCCGGCGCGTCTTGGCCGCGATGTGCCGCGAGAACGGCGTGGCGCTGGAGCCCACCTTCATGTCGCTCCCCGGCGACGCCAAGGCGGCGATCCTGGCGAGGATCTCCTGA
- the LOC123143694 gene encoding spliceosome-associated protein 130 A codes for MYLYSLTLQRATGAVCAVIGSFSGRDSKKSNAAGSSTQEIAVARGGTLDLLRPDPETGRLRTLLSVDVFGAIRSLAQFRLTGATKDYLVVGSDSGRLVILEYSPDRNRFDKVHQETFGKSGCRRIVPGQLLSVDPKGRALCIAALEKQKLVYVLNRDASARLTISSPLEAHKSHTLTFALTALDCGFDNPVFGAIELEYGDSDRDPTGQAASHAQKLLTFYELDLGLNHVSRKVSEPIDNGANMLVTVPGGADGPSGLLVCCDNFVLYRNQGHPEMRAVIPRRVDLPAERGVLIVAAATHRQKSLFFFLLQTEYGDIFKVDLDHHGDTVSELRIKYFDTIPVASAICVLRSGFLFAASEFGNHALYQFRDIGRDVDVESSSATLMETEEGFQPVFFQPRALKNLVRIDEIESLMPIMDMRIANLFDEETPQVYTACGRGSRSTLRILRPGLAISEMARSMLPAEPIAVWTVKKNINDMFDAYIVVSFANVTLVLSIGETIEEVSDSQFLDTTHSLAVSLLGEDSLMQVHPNGIRHIREDGRVNEWRTPGKKTITKVGSNRLQVVIALSGGELIYFEMDMTGQLMEVEKQDMSGDVACLAIAPVPEGRQRSRFLAVGSYDNTIRILSLDPDDCLQPLSVQSVSSAPESLLFLEVQASVGGEDGADYPANLFLNAGLQNGVLFRTNVDMVTGQLSDTRSRFLGLRPPKLFPCIVSHRQAMLCLSSRPWLGYIHQGHFLLTPLSCDTLESAASFSSDQCSEGVVAVAGDALRIFTIERLGETFNETSIPLRYTPRKFVILPKKKYLAVIESDKGAFSAEQREAAKKECLEAAGAAENGNGNGDQMENGDGQEDGEESNALPDEQYGYPKAESEKWVSCIRILDPRSRDTTCLLELQDNEAAVSICTVNFHDKEHGTLLAVGTTKGLQFWPKRSLASGFIHIYKFVNEGKSLELLHKTQVEEVPLSLCQFQGRLLAGVGSVLRLYDLGKRKLLRKCENKLFPRTIVSIHTYRDRIYVGDMQESFHYCKYRRDENQLYIFADDSVPRWLTAANHIDFDTMAGADKFGNIYFARLPQDLSDEIEEDPTGGKIKWEQGKLNGAPNKVEEIVQFHVGDVVTCLQKASLIPGGGECLIYGTVMGSVGALLAFTSREDVDFFSHLEMHLRQEHPPLCGRDHMAYRSAYFPVKDVIDGDLCEQYPALPADMQRKIADELDRTPGEILKKLEDIRNKII; via the exons atgTATCTCTACAGCCTGACGCTGCAGCGGGCGACGGGCGCCGTGTGCGCCGTCATCGGCAGCTTCAGCGGCCGCGACTCGAAGAAGTCGAACGCCGCGGGGTCCTCCACGCAGGAGATCGCCGTCGCCCGCGGCGGCACGCTCGACCTCCTCCGCCCGGACCCGGAGACGGGCCGCCTCCGCACGCTCCTCTCCGTCGACGTCTTCGGCGCCATCCGCTCGCTCGCCCAGTTCCGCCTCACGGGGGCCACCAAGGACTACCTCGTCGTCGGCTCCGACTCCGGCCGCCTCGTCATCCTCGAGTACTCCCCCGACCGCAACCGCTTCGACAAGGTCCACCAGGAGACCTTCGGCAAGTCGGGCTGCCGCCGCATCGTGCCCGGCCAGCTCCTCTCCGTCGACCCCAAGGGCCGGGCGCTCTGCATCGCCGCCCTCGAGAAGCAGAAGCTCGTCTACGTCCTCAACCGCGACGCCTCCGCCCGCCTCACCATCTCCTCCCCGCTAGAGGCGCACAAGTCCCACACGCTCACCTTCGCCCTCACGGCCCTCGACTGCGGATTTGACAACCCTGTCTTTGGTGCCATCGAGCTTGAGTACGGTGACTCTGACCGTGACCCCACAGGGCAGGCTGCTAGCCACGCGCAGAAGCTCCTCACCTTCTACGAGCTCGACCTGGGGCTCAATCATGTTTCCCGCAAGGTCTCCGAGCCGATTGACAATGGTGCTAATATGCTAGTGACAGTGCCTGGTGGTGCTGATGGGCCTAGCGGGCTTCTTGTTTGCTGTGACAACTTCGTCCTGTACCGGAACCAGGGCCACCCGGAGATGCGTGCTGTCATTCCCCGCCGTGTTGACCTCCCGGCTGAGCGTGGCGTCCTCATAGTTGCTGCTGCGACGCACAGGCAGAAGAGCCTGTTCTTCTTCTTACTACAGACTGAGTATGGTGATATCTTTAAGGTTGACCTGGACCACCATGGTGATACTGTTAGTGAGCTGAGGATCAAATATTTTGACACCATACCTGTGGCATCTGCTATCTGTGTGCTGCGGTCAGGTTTCCTCTTTGCCGCTTCTGAGTTTGGCAACCACGCACTTTACCAATTCCGTGATATTGGCCGGGATGTGGATGTTGAGTCCTCCTCTGCGACACTGATGGAGACAGAGGAGGGGTTCCAGCCAGTGTTTTTTCAGCCGAGGGCACTCAAGAACCTTGTCCGGATTGATGAGATAGAGAGCCTCATGCCAATCATGGATATGCGCATTGCAAATTTATTCGATGAGGAAACACCCCAGGTGTACACAGCTTGTGGCCGTGGCTCACGCTCCACGCTGCGCATCCTTAGGCCCGGCCTTGCCATCAGTGAGATGGCCCGATCAATGCTGCCTGCTGAGCCCATTGCTGTTTGGACTGTCAAGAAGAATATCAACGACATGTTTGACGCCTACATTGTTGTGTCCTTTGCTAATGTCACACTTGTGCTCTCAATTGGAGAGACCATTGAAGAAGTCAGCGACAGCCAGTTCCTGGACACCACTCACTCACTGGCAGTTTCCCTCCTTGGTGAGGATTCTCTCATGCAGGTCCACCCCAATGGAATCAGGCATATCAGGGAGGATGGCCGTGTCAATGAGTGGAGGACGCCTGGGAAGAAAACTATCACTAAGGTTGGATCAAACCGGCTCCAGGTGGTAATTGCCCTCAGTGGTGGAGAGCTCATCTATTTTGAGATGGATATGACAGGTCAGCTCATGGAGGTGGAGAAGCAGGACATGTCTGGTGATGTCGCGTGCCTGGCCATTGCGCCGGTTCCTGAAGGGAGGCAAAGGTCCCGTTTTCTCGCAGTTGGCTCATATGATAACACCATCAGGATACTCTCCCTTGACCCCGATGACTGCTTGCAGCCTCTGAGTGTACAAAGTGTGTCCTCAGCCCCGGAATCTCTCTTGTTCTTAGAAGTACAGGCATCAGTTGGTGGTGAGGATGGTGCAGATTATCCAGCCAACCTTTTCCTTAATGCTGGTTTGCAGAATGGTGTCCTTTTTCGAACCAACGTTGACATGGTCACCGGTCAGCTATCAGACACACGGTCTCGATTCCTTGGTCTGAGACCTCCAAAGCTGTTTCCCTGCATAGTTAGCCACCGACAAGCAATGCTTTGCCTGTCCAGCCGCCCCTGGCTTGGCTATATACATCAAGGTCACTTCCTCTTGACACCACTCTCATGCGACACACTTGAGTCTGCTGCGTCATTCTCTTCTGACCAGTGCTCAGaaggtgttgttgctgttgctggaGACGCTCTGCGTATTTTCACCATCGAACGTCTGGGAGAGACATTCAATGAGACATCTATCCCTCTGCGTTACACCCCGAGGAAATTTGTGATTCTACCAAAAAAGAAATACCTTGCAGTCATTGAGAGTGACAAGGGTGCATTTAGCGCAGAACAGCGAGAAGCTGCTAAGAAGGAGTGCCTTGAGGCTGCTGGTGCGGCGGaaaatggaaatggtaatgggGATCAAATGGAGAATGGTGATGGTCAAGAAGATGGTGAGGAGAGTAACGCACTTCCTGATGAACAATATGGTTACCCAAAGGCAGAATCAGAAAAGTGGGTTTCctgcattagaattcttgatccgAGGAGCAGGGACACAACTTGTCTTCTGGAATTGCAGGACAATGAGGCGGCTGTCAGTATTTGCACCGTGAATTTCCATGATAAGGAGCATGGTACTCTTCTGGCTGTTGGTACTACCAAGGGATTGCAGTTCTGGCCAAAGAGGAGCCTCGCTTCTGGTTTCATCCACATATACAAGTTTGTCAATGAAGGGAAGTCACTTGAACTTCTTCACAAAACACAAGTGGAGGAAGTGCCTCTTTCTTTGTGCCAGTTTCAGGGACGGTTGCTTGCAGGTGTTGGTTCAGTGCTCAGGTTATATGATCTGGGGAagagaaagttgctcagaaaatgTGAAAACAAGCTTTTCCCAAGGACAATAGTGTCTATTCATACTTACCGTGATAGGATCTATGTTGGTGATATGCAAGAG TCATTTCATTATTGCAAGTACAGACGGGACGAAAACCAGCTGTATATCTTCGCTGATGACAGTGTTCCTAGATGGCTTACAGCAGCAAATCACATAGATTTCGACACCATGGCAGGAGCCGACAAGTTTGGGAACATATATTTTGCTCGTCTTCCCCAGGATCTCTCAGATGAAATTGAGGAAGACCCAACTGGAGGCAAGATTAAATGGGAGCAAGGGAAGTTAAATGGTGCTCCAAACAAAGTGGAGGAGATTGTGCAGTTTCATGTTGGTGATGTTGTGACATGTTTGCAGAAGGCTTCTTTGATACCTGGCGGAGGTGAATGCCTTATTTATGGGACTGTAATGGGTAGTGTGGGAGCACTGCTTGCATTCACCTCAAGGGAAGATGTTGACTTCTTCTCTCACTTGGAGATGCATCTCCGCCAGGAGCATCCACCATTATGTGGAAGAGATCACATGGCCTACAGATCTGCTTATTTCCCAGTGAAG GATGTGATTGATGGCGATCTCTGTGAGCAGTATCCGGCCCTCCCAGCTGATATGCAGAGGAAGATTGCCGATGAGCTCGACCGAACTCCAGGTGAAATCCTGAAGAAGCTGGAAGACATCAGAAACAAAATCATCTAG